AAATGGGTTTACACAATTACAGAAGTTTGCGTACATTCTTACATGGTGTGTTACAGAATCCAGTTTCTGAATCATatgtttaaatcattttttaagGTTTAATTCATCATATCGTAGTGCAAAGCACAGcatattataatgattttgtaTCAACAAATTAATCTTAATTCAGTTTGTGTACCAATGTTGTTCTTTGATGCATAATGCAAATCAATTTTTGTCTTGCACTCTGAAATGAATAATACCATGTCATATTATCCAACTCGCATGCGTATTGTTGCAAGTaggcttgtatatatatatatatatatatatatatatatatatatatatatatatatatatatatatatatatttacccaTTTACTCATGCATGGCACATACGTATCAGAGGGTGTACCGTGCATGGCGGTATGGTGAAGATGCTTTTCAGTTCCCTTTGGAAGACATGCGAATGGGTGTACAGCTAGAGGTGAAGTTCGATCACTTGCTCTCATCAATATATCTATATCcgtgtgtcacatgtgggaatgtcCTTCATATATACTTGGTCATTGCGGTGCATTCCTATACACACATAATACTGTAACCGCCATCTTAAAATGTGAAtcattcttgagtgcggcgttaaTCCCGTTTTCAACATTGAACGCGGTAAGCCCTATATATAGAGCAGCTTAAActttctttttacttttgttggtttgtttttattcattagAAACGCCTAGCCTCCCTCAATTCATCGAGTATcttttgagatacatgtatatattacacgATATAAAGCCTTGTGTCTGAAGCTGACCCTGTTAAACTGCTTTGTAAGTTATAACTCTCGATTCAAGCTAGTCATGGAAGCTGAACTTGGGTTCAATTTGGGCTCTTATTTTAAGCTCAGCGacttttaatttctttctgaCGCAGCTGGGAAGAGGAATGTAAAGAGGAGCAGTCTAGATTAATTTGAATTTGATCGGACGCAATACAAGCAAATTATATACTTACTTTTGATGTTGTTGTGATAAAACATGACCATGCATGACAAGTTAACACTACAACAGCACATTTATTTGTGTACGGACTTGTTTCACTTTAAACGTTCTTTAATTTAGTCACAATTTTTCAGGGCAATGTTTACCCCACGGCCCCAAATGTTGTACAATGTTGCCAGCATCAGTTTAAAGCTGTGGTCACTCTCCCGACCCTTTAAGCGTCAAATGCAGGAAAGTTAAGCCCGAACAACCGGGCTGGGTCTCACGAAACATTTTCTGCTTAAGTAATTTTGCTTgagaacaatacatgtactatactgaTGTACATTATTTGAGTTATGTTTTTTCCTTCTTCTAAGAAACACTCCACTCAGGACTTACTGCATTAACTtaagaatgaatgcttggggtttagcgtcgtacttaacaatttttcagtcatatgacgaggagaagtaattaggtgtgtgtacatatactgcgtctttttgtggcagggcgatcccatgccactaaagtatcatgctgcATATCAATCATGATATCAAGCATATCATcatttatactgacaccgggccaagcggtcctgtttccttgctctaatctctcagtgctgagcgccacgAGAACCAGCAACAAGCATCATTCTTTAAGTCTATGAAGTCggtgtgacccgacccgagTTTGATTCCGGGcatcccgacttcgaggcgcaCGCTTTAACTATTAAGCCACCGAAGCGATCCATAGACTTGAGAAGTTTCGTGAAAGCAGATCCTGGCAAACTGTCTCCCAGATGAGCCAATCAAAGAACAGCTAGGAATAATGTGATGTTCTTTATAGGTTAAGGCCAAGGAGAGGCTTTGTCCACGACGCCGAATGGTCCGAGATAATTGTCGTCGAAATTCCGGTTAGACTTTGAAGGAAATGAACTTAGATACCCCTCCAATTTATCCAAGCTTCGTAaacacactaatcaaataaacaaatagttGCGGTGCGAGGTAACTCTCATATCGAGCAACTCAGTTGTGTGAGTTACAGTGACAAACAAGCCTAAATGTGTCGAACTTATGATAAAGAAGGGCCTTCAACATCATCAATCGAAGTCAACCAAGGTGGTCTCTGTAACATGTTATGAGACTCGCCGAACCAAAATGGTCCATGGGAATCACAACTctttataaaaaataatcacattttccgAGCCTATTCTGTAACAGTTATTGAGCCCGCCTCCTTCATGCTGCTTTAATGTGACCTTGAGGTCATGACCTTTATCAGCCTAAATGAACTCAAATGTATGGCTGAGCCAAGGGATTATCCCCTCTAGGTTCGCGATAGTGGACACAGTAGGGTAGATtatcactgtcaccactagctaattttgtacagaaatcttgaaccaCGCCGAGGCCAGTGGGGTCACGGTTATAAGACAGGAAGGGATGTCAAAAACTCTCAACACCTTTTTCTATTAATTATTGATACCCTTACAAGATTCCAACCAGcaactaaaacaattttattgataattGCTAATTAATTAAGTCTCgcgcgaggacaccagtggtgaggctaacCCTGAAGaagcctacgtgcgtcgcaAATTCTTCAATTGTCAAGCTAGTcttgtggtggcagtgatgttaaataaGCGCGGAGAGCAGCACGTGCACTGTTAGGAGTATGGGAGTAGACTCTGAAAATGTCACTTGTCAATTTGTTACTGCCATTAACTTTTTAGAATAGGCTAATTAGTTTGTAGGAACTTTTAGGTTGACATCGACTTATGAAAGTCAAGTTTTAATGCACAAGTGAACAACGGCAAATGATCCTAACCGTAAATCTGACACATATGGGGTCATTTCTCACTGTAACTGTCGCAGCCGCGTTGATCAATAAGAGTTACCCACTCCATAAGTGTTACAAGGCTTAACAGCATTGGCAGTTGTTGGCCATAGTTTCTATTATGTGGACGCGTCTCCAAAATGTTGGACAACACTGCATAAGCAACATGAGATTGACTAACAAATGGTGTGTTGGGTAGGTAACCTCCTCCCATACTTTCAAGGAGAGATAATTGTTAACATCCAGAAGAAAGAATATTGTTTCTCCTATACGTGACTTTAacccaaaactggaaaaaaggAATTGCTTCAGTGTGGCTGCCAAAACAAGGTCACACAAACCCTTTACATAcaaatgagtacatgtatattaaatgactaattaataaataaccTGAAATGTGTTATCCAAATCATATTCTGAACATCTGCAACAGTGCATGATTCGGGGCAGAAAAACATAAGTGAACCTATGTACCTACACAATCCTCCCAAGATTCCTTTAACCTGTTAACGATGCCTACACTGAGTGCCTCAAAATTAGTGTCAGTGAGGTAAAACTCTGTTGTGAATAACTGATTCAATCAACTGAGAAACAGAAGTTCAAGATAGATAACAATGTTTTAATTGGGCCAACACAGTCAATGAAGGACAAATTGTTAAGAAGCAGTTTCAAATTTGTCATACTAGAACATCTCACATGAAAACTCTTAGAATATAGTGTGCCAGTAATAcaaatttcaatttgttttctttctcatattttaaaaacaaatcaccTAGTCTAAATAGTCTACACAAGTTTGATTGCTCATGTCCTCTACTTATCTCCACTTACAGCAGAAAGCCAGTGACCCTGCACTGCTTGTTGGATGATTCAAACATGAATTATCATATTGCTGttacatcaaattaaaaataccaAGGCAACAATAGATAATAAAAACTATCTGACCCACCACATTCAGTGGAAATAGTTTGGGATCATGAGCCAATATCAACTTCAATATTTTGAGTACCATTGATAACACTTCAATATATTGAGTACAGATAAAAGTCTGTCGTGGGAGTGGACTTTTGAATAAATCATTACAGGAAGATATATCTAGGTTTAAATCCAAACCATCCCAGTGCTATATTAAAGATGATATTGCCAGAAGGTTTCATCAGCAGTTGAGATATACCAATTACAATGatataatgaaaatgacatttaaaagaCAGTCGACTGCAGTAAAAACCACATTAAACTGAACAGAACTTGTAGCAtgtagtaagtacatgtaactatggaCTACATCAGAGATTTCAGCCTATATTTAAGCAGTACATTCACAATTAAACTAGTTACAAGGTCCTACcaaaatataattcattttttcCTTTCAAATGAGTGTAAGTTTTAGTACTAGGGCTGAACAATGAATGccaatttacacaaaaaaattatctgtgATTTTCGGAGTTCACTTAAATTTCCACAGATAACTAAGCCAGATAGGAAGCACAAACACTTGTGAGAAACAGAGAGCTAGAGAGAGTCAGCAGGGCATAGCAATGCCAACAAACCTATAACCACTAAGTCAAAACCAAACCAATGGATTTTCTATATGTACTGTTCTCTAATGCACAAGCAACAATGCTAAACACCAAAGTTCTGTACAATCAAACAGTGGAATGACCCATTGTCCTCAAATACTTGGATAGGCCACAGTGGAGTGTTTTAGTGAAGACAGCCTAGTTTCTACAGAATTATGTACAAAAAATGGTCATAACACGGAAATCATAACACAAACGTATATGCCAGATCAGGTTTTCTTACCGATTCAAAGAGGCTTCCCATAGTGGTTGGTTTACAAAGTGTTTTAGACAAATTTCCATGCAAAcgaaacaaatacatgtgcatgtatagaaTTATTAACAATATCAGTATTTCAAAGGTTAGTTACTCTGCTTCCacatgatacatacatatgcttTGGTGAAAGCTGAATATATTCATCTGCACTTGCTATAACGCATATTGGTTTTGtctaaaaatttacagtaaGCAGTAAGATTCTAAAACAAGATAGAACTGTATTTTACAGGCATGtatgattttggaaacaaaatgaataaagttcaacttgttttgtttttcacagccTAAGAAAGAAAAGATATTAATGAATTTCACAAACTAATGAGTGGAAATCAAGAAGTATGTACAACAAggcagagaaaaagaaaaaaacaaattaggAGGCTTGCAGGCTTTGCAGTATTTCATGAAGACCATGCCTAATTTTCACTGGTTGGGATTAGAGGCAAGAAAACCAGTTCACTTCAGCATTCATCAGGTGGGCTTACACATACTTGTATGATTGTGAAAATAGTTTAATATACATGGTATGACCTTTACATAGTGGACACGTAACACAGCCTTGTTAGTACCAGTAATAgaaagcttacatgtatgccatataaATACGAAAATAGAATAAATGATAGTAAACACAGGATTTGTCAATTTGAATAAATAGTAATCCCCTttctaaaatttcatttctttgatcATTGTATGGTGAACTGAATTGGCATGCTTATATGccaaattatttttatgttgtgCCCAGAAAATGATCAAAGAACCTATGtgacatgtaaaatacatgacATTGGGTGTAACGAAATCCAAGTGTCCGAGTGCTTAGTCTCAATGACTAAGGGGTCAGTTGTGCATCTTTTATAAAGAGCTTGAGTACAGATGTGGCAGCTTCAAGTCCACACAAACAACTGACCAAGCACCTGTAGACCTTCACTTGGATTTGTCAAACCATTGGGGCGTGTGCTGTAATTTGGTGTGCACCTTCCTGTAATAAAGCACTGTCCACACAATCCCACAGCAGACATATTTGGTAGATAAATGTCATGTGAACCTCTTCCAACTGGTTTTGTTTAGAACACTTTTCACACCCTCCCTGTAAAAATCTGCTTCCATCAGTATTCCTCATCCTCCTCAGAAGCATTGGCATCCACAAATTCATCATCCGGTTTGAGCGAAGCCCTCCTAAAACCAACAAAGTAGCACACGGTAGCAGTTATTAAAAATTTTTACTGTATTATGGTATTACAACCTGCAAAACAATGGAAATAACTGCACTTTTATCATAATTCTAGCCCTCAATCTGTCAAAATGCCCTCAAATCTTCCTTAATGGACAGAAGAACTCCTTGAACTGCACTCCGGTTTACAAGAAAAATGGACATAGGTTATGTTAttgtaacaaatatatacattcaaGGAGGTAATTTCTTCCATTTCATACACTTTATCATATATACAATTGGTGCCACAGCCACCAAAGGGCTTGCATATTGGATATACATCACtacaaaacttcagttcaacaACACTTAGTGTACCTAAATGTTTACCTTTGCATGGAATCTAGTACCAAGAAGAAAAAGTCAAGAGGCCCACTAATGTGTGAATCATGTAGTTAGCTCTACCTCCATAGGGTTTCCATGTCATAATTTCATGTGATGTCATGGGTATTTtacacaatactcaagaatatttcacttacatgacggagacaagcattatggtgggcggaagtCCACAACCATTTTGCAGGTTCTCACAAATCTTCCCAAaaacgaccggagaagaagaaTGCATTAGTTGAACTTGAAGTCATAGCGACCACATAGgagaggggctcctgggtcgttgTGCTGCACTGGCTAACCACTAGGCTAAGAAGTCCcctatatcattttaatatttccaccaaGTTTCTCTTGGAACTGgagaaacattttaaaaaatttagaCTGTTTGCTTATGGTTTGAAAaaaagtgaatattttttgGATGGTATATTGAATAACCTACTTGAATAACCCCTTTCCCATCAACCAAAAAGTGACATACAAAGCCATATATACCTGGGCTTTTTTTGCCTTTCATGATTATCGCTGTGTGAAATTCAGACTGCATCATTACACAATGCCACCAGGTTTTTGTTCTAAGAAGCCATTTGTTGGATTTACCAAAGTACATAAATGGAGAGTATGCCATGCTATATTTTCAATCTACGTACTATAATGTGCACTGATAAGTGCATGAAGTACAGGATTAGCTAATCTTGTGTCCCTCAgagtagttttatttatttttctaaataATAGATGTTGTGATGCATTCTAATAAATGTTAAGGAAAAGGTCAGAGTGAAAGAAGATGTTAATACTATAcgctacatatacatataatgttcGCCCAAAGCTGCTCAACAAAAGTACCAACCTTGTAACTTGCAACCCCTCCCCCTCAGTAAAACAGGCATTTTCATTTCATGGAAGGAACGTTAACTACAAAGCATGCTAAGGTTGCAGTGATGCCTAGAATGGCTTACCTCTGTTGCATACAGAATTTCTACAATTTTTTTAATGGTTgggttttcttcattttcttggcACATGATCTCTATATCCCTCAACTTCCCAAAGTAAAAGTCTCGTTCCTTTTCCAATCCACTGATCGTCAACTGTAATTCAGATGTCTACAACGGAAAAAACAGAACAAGTcgtacatgttttatttaaaatagtATAACACCAGTAAATCTGGATTCATTGACTTTAGTGTACATAATTTCAAGTCAGTTACTTTTAACAGTTGCCTCTCTGtttaaaaagacaacaaaaaccAAGTGCACTTGTTCAATGAAAGGAACAAGGTTATGTGGATTCCTGCAAAGGAACACACATCTTTCCACTGGCAAAACAGCAGAGTCCTCTACCTACTTGAGTAACAACACCAGggacatcaatatttatttatttatttatttgattgttgttttacactgtactcaagaatatttcatttatatgatggcggccagcattatggtgggtggaaaccaggggaaacccacgaccatccgcaggctgctgacagaccttacctagtatggccggagagaaagccagcattagctggacttgaactcacagcgaccgcattggtgagagactcagggtcaatacgctgcactagcgcgctaaccaactgagggaCATCAATAATacaagtatgcatgtatgcttgaggtttaatgtcatacttaacaacttttcagtcatagtacaagtcattaggtgtgtatacatatactgtgtctttctgtggcagggtgagtccatgctgccaaagtgctgcctccactgaagtatcatgccgaaggcacCCGACAGGATACCCCATCCAGTCATATTAATTATATTGATACCGTGCCAACCAGTGATGTTTCCTATCTTTatcctctcagtgctaagcaccAAGCCAGTCAGCATCAAGTACCactttcaaagtctttggtgtgacccgacacGGGTTTGATCCCATTGTCTCCTAACTTCAAACACCACAAGTGATCATAAATAATCATGAATAGCTGACAATGTTAAGTCTTGAGCAGTTAGTTTAAAACCTTATATTTAGCAGGAaagctaccaaagagcttgtcTGTAGGAGGACACATGAATGCAGAAGTCCAGCTTGAAACAGAATTAATATGCACATTGAGCATCAACGATGGAAGATCCTCCTCATATTGTTATGCTTTACAagtatgtaaaacttcagatcTATACCTGTAGATACCTCCCCCCAACCAAAatactgattctaatacacaaatacagaaTACACCTGTTGTTaagtttgtaatttatggtCATTAATAACACACACAGCAAATGAATGATAGAACATCCCACTTGTGTCATTTTGCTctggatataaaaaaaaaacctcaccaCATGCAGCACTTTTTAAGATTCAGCACCGAACATTTACTTTACCATTGGTTCCTTTGTTACTCGATGCTGATGCTGGCACTCATGTTATGACATAAGCGATGCCTGTGCTTTTGCCAGCTAATAATGAGCATACAATGCAATTCTGATAAGGGTATGTACATTCAGTCTCAGCAATATCTGACACTTTGAGAAAACCTAGTGGTATTTGTTGGTGGAGATGCATTCCCAAACCCTGCATTTCTCCTTCACTTCATTCCCTCTTCAAAGTGCAATGACTAAGTCACTAAGAATCTGCAATGCAGAATCCACATGCGCATTAACATGTTAATTAGTCACCAATTTATAAAGTCCCTTACAAACTAAAGGAAGTGACTTGTGCACAAGAAATGAATATGAACAGAACTCAATTGCCTGGACCCAGTTCACGAAACTCTCTTAACGTTATGAGCTCacaactaccatgacaacgtaatgcctacagtactggttatCCTGGTAGTCAGGTGAACGTAACGTCAAGAGTgtttcgtgaaaccgggccGATTCATGAAACCGGGCCAGCACTCCACTGAAAATGCATCTGCATGTACTCCACTGAACATATGAACACACAGGCTTGCTCACTGCTATATCGTAATTtaattgattggcgttttatgatgtactcaagaatatttcacttatacaatggcggccagcattatggtggatggaaaatgggcagagcccggggggaaacccacgaccttcctcAGGTTNNNNNNNNNNNNNNNNNNNNNNNNNNNNNNNNNNNNNNNNNNNNNNNNNNNNNNNNNNNNNNNNNNNNNNNNNNNNNNNNNNNNNNNNNNNNNNNNNNNNNNNNNNNNNNNNNNNNNNNNNNNNNNNNNNNNNNNNNNNNNNNNNNNNNNNNNNNNNNNNNNNNNNNNNNNNNNNNNNNNNNNNNNNNNNNNNNNNNNNNGTCATAGTGCAGTGCTTACATGCTAACTGCCTCGGCCACAGAAGCCACGTCTATAAAATAGACAGATCTAAAATTTATTAATCACAATCAAGATTTCATCAGATGGCATCTGCACTGCATAAAGctgttatttttaattattacagCTTTAATGAACAGATTATTGACATTAAAACTGCTGTGTACATACCTGTCTATTCAACTCATCAACCTCTTGTCTGATTGAGTCACCACCTGCATTGTTATTTTTGCTTGCTGGTTGCCTCCGCTGCTGCGCTCCTGACAGTGCCCTCATCGGTGCTGCTCTTGCAACTAAGGTCATAGATGCAGAAAACTATACAAAGTTTCTtaaaacaatcacatcataAGGGATTATgtcccaaacatacatgtatttttaaggAATGAGAAACGGCATTCATGTGCTCATATACAAGCCAGGATTTAAATAGGTCACTTTGAAATGATGCCTGTCATGGAGCCTGTAGTGACTGAGTTTAAGGTTTAAGCTGGCCTTCTATATATTGTTGCAATCAGTTATATGCGACAACAAGCATTaaatttctccacaaaatggtttgctgttctgcagaCAGTTGTAAAAAAAAGGTCTTGTGAGGTTTGCAAACAATTTCACGCTCAGGAAAGCATGGATTGATAGCACAAGACAAAAGGATTTTGTATCAATCATATCTATCCTtgccattttacagctgaaagctagGAGCGGAATACAGCCAACTTTACAGATTTGGTTACTATGGAAGGAATACAAGGAAATCAGTTGTGAAGGGACTGAGggaaagaaagtaaataaatattaaacaaagcaTTTGATTTTCTGCTTTCTGCATACCCAATACTTAATTTGCAAGTCCACATAATATATGGTCTATACACATGACATTTATGCCTGTTTGCAATCAATGACACTGACCATTGTCTGATATTGTTCAGAAATCTCAGTAGAGCTTGAAAATGAGGTCTGTTTTGAGCTAATCACTGTATGATACCGTCTACCTGATTGATCATAATACGTATGTCAATCATGTTGATGACTATTGAAAATCTGACATcttgtaaaaatatatcaaaaggttatttaaagtgaacataaagtctgccactaaatatagacagaaaaaaaatgatatagggcatagttatcactgaaaaatacatgtatgtaaagaatTCTAGCAAAGTTCTGGAAGTCGAGAAGACCAAGTTCAGCATTGGGAATATGGCACTGACGCACAATTCGATCCGACTACATGTAGGAGCTTTTGCGAACCTGGCAAATCACTAGCGATGAAAGCAtcatgtgataattggctgtcacatcaTCAAAAACCCTATTAGCTCTCAACTGTCAATGTGGTTTCTTTTAGTGGATAGTCAGATATTGATGCAAAAAATTGGATCTTGCGGTTAGAGtcagtgttaaactgatgcattttgaaccacattTATGAGCCTGGAACTCGCTTGAATAAAAATACTGTGACCTTTGAACAAGGAACAGAGCTGATATTTGTATTCATTTGACTTTTGCTGATGACATGTAagtgttttgtcatgttttcgtTCTGCTGACCAAGTCGACAGAAGGCTCTGTTCCCACCTACATATTTTACTATGGATAGCTTCTCGGCTGTGAACTTGACCTTACCCAATTTTAAAAGTTCACAGTCGATTTCTTGGCTAGGAAAGTTTGGGTACACTTTTGTTGCACTGACTTGCTTGCCTTTCAGAAGGCTCTGATACAACACAGAAGTTTACTACTGACATTGTGAATTCCACCTATTAAAAGACTAACCTTAATTGGGAATACCACCATCTCACTCTCCCTCAACACCTCTACCACCAACTTGTGGTCAGTATCAGGCTGCCAGCTGAGATcggctagggcagtaaatctattgcTTTTGGTGTCTTTAAAGTCATCATTATATCCCAGCCCTTCCagtaatatactgtttaaacaggctACAATCTTTATAACTTGGACCAGCAGTAATTCTGAACACTTATCATTTAATTACCTGAAATACGACAGTATGTTGTTCTTACCTGGTTTTGTTTGCTTCGGTGTTGATCCTTGGGCTCGAGGCATTTTATTGAGGGCTCCCCCCTTAGTAGGTATTCAACTGTTTCACCACCTCGCGCTGACAAAGCATCATATTCCTGGCCTTGGTAATTGCATCAAGAACTTCTTGAACCACTGGACAAATTCAAAGTTGTCTTGATATTTGCCTTTGACTAGTCTTTCAACTGGAACCACctttaaaaaaacaagaaattttgGTGATAACTTATACACACCCCACCACACATACTGCAAATTTGAAAATCAGTTGCAGTATTGCAGGACTAAAATTCTGTGAATATCATTTACCCAACTCCAAATGGATATGACGTTTATTTATGTCAGGCATCCCTATTCAACTTTCTTGCTGATGTGTAGATTTAAACAACTTtattaacaaatgtatttattacaatGAAATGAGTAAAATCTATTATTCAGAACCTAAATACTGAAAGAATTGACCAAATACAAGTTGTGTTTAAAGGTTACAAGATTGTTCAAAAAGCTATGATCTGCATATATGTCTGCTGAGTCTAcagccattacatgtacaaattggACTAATTCTTTTCGAACTACACAGGTCCACATAAGCACAATTatataaattcatgtaaatAAAGCATGCAGAAGAACTGATAattagtgaaaaaaataagttaGTTTGTATGTTATTTTATGGTTATCAGCACTCAGCACCATTACTGATGAAGCTCTATTAGGGACAACTGTGTAAGGTGTGGATCTGGCATTTGATTAGTTTACCTTTTGCCCCACAAGCACTTCAATCACGACATGGCTATATCAGATatgctatgtacatgtgcacacagaAATAACTCGCACCTGATTGGTTTAAAACTTGTATGGTTTTGATTGTCTCAACATACATGATTTTGCTGACTTTGAACCGCGATATCTCAGCTGCG
Above is a window of Liolophura sinensis isolate JHLJ2023 chromosome 7, CUHK_Ljap_v2, whole genome shotgun sequence DNA encoding:
- the LOC135471898 gene encoding LOW QUALITY PROTEIN: microtubule-associated protein RP/EB family member 1-like (The sequence of the model RefSeq protein was modified relative to this genomic sequence to represent the inferred CDS: inserted 3 bases in 2 codons; deleted 1 base in 1 codon), yielding MAVNVVHTSATTDNLSRHDILAWVNGVLQTNYTKIEELCTGGAYWSVYGLLFPGSSEFGEGKFNCKLEYEYIQNFKILQNSFRKMKVDKVVPVERLVKGKYQDNFEFVQWFKKFLXCNYQGQEYDALSARGGETVEYLXKGGALNKMPRAQGSTPKQTKPVARAAPMRALSGAQQRRQPASKNNNAGGDSIRQEVDELNRQTSELQLTISGLEKERDFYFGKLRDIEIMCQENEENPTIKKIVEILYATEEGFAKPDDEFVDANASEEDEEY